A window of Oryza glaberrima chromosome 2, OglaRS2, whole genome shotgun sequence genomic DNA:
TGAGTTGTGCACATATCTGCCTCTACCAGCTCAGTCCATGCAACCTTTCAATCAAGTTGTTCATGATAGCACTGCAGTATATTGCATTTGATAACCTTGCTTAGAGCTAAAGTGCAGGTTGACCTTTTACATATGATAGTACAGAAGCATATAACAATGTGTCCCCTTTACAAAGGTATTTTATATTTCTTTACTGCATTTACCAAGATATTACATTCAGGTGTCCTATACACGTTTGTAGTTAACAttgtaaaatataatcataatttCTGTCAATCATCTTTGAGATAGGAAGCACTAACTGCCTGTTATGTTAATAGTCCACATAAGTTAAAATTTCTTCGGAATTATATAGCATTCAGTGGCAGATCCACCATGGGGTCTCTGGGGTCTTGAGACCCCACTACCCGTATTGTAACCATGGGAGACCCCATGAAGACCCCACTAAAATTTTCTGTCATACATCTATTAGAGGGGTCTATAATTTTGTATAGTTTGTTCAGACCATCCTATTAATCTTTCCTGGATCCGCAGCATTCTAATCTTTGATCATCTTCTGCGGATTTTATCTTCTGCCAGAACAACCATTAGTTGTATCTCAAAGTTTCAATTCTTTATAGCTTTGCTATTTCAGAATCTTGGAATTTATCATCACTAGGCACAAGAACAATATACATTCCCTAGCTATAGTTTGATGGCACCCATGGCAATGTCATGTTCACAATTTATTTTGTGTAACTGTACGCACCATGAATAGTTGTTTATTAAAACATTATGGCGTGGCTGTTATATGAAAGTAACATAAGGAGTTGTTCAAAGATTCCAGTACAATCTGATAAACCATAGTGAAAATTGGTCTTGCTTTGTTACATGACTAATCAGTATACACAAcattctctttctttcctcAATCATTCCGatcatttatttattagttTAGGGGGATAAGTTGTAAGGTGATCTTGCCATTGATTCTAGTGGTTGGAATTTTAGTTCAGTTATACTAAATTACCAAATGAATACAGTGAGGAGCCTTTTTTAGTGAGAAGGGCAggagccttttttttaaaaaagaatcaatatTGAACTACTAGTTGATTTGAAATGATTGGAAGTCAGAATTGCACAATTTATGGTCAAAGCTTTAAGCAAGATGGATTGGTTGATTAAGGTAAGGAAGCAAAAATTGTCATATTGGTTTCTGAACTATTTCAATGTCCTGTTGGTTTCTTCCTTTTATCCTAGGTCAATGTTAGTTCCTGTGGAACCTTTGCATGTATTTGcacacttttaatttttttagccaAAGTACCTTTAGTTTTTGGTTAATACATATTTTGAAGGAACTGCCTAGTTATACTCAATCAATACTATgataataaatatatgttaagaCTATACCTGATAGTGATATTTAATCACTAGAAGTTTGTGTCCATGTTATGTATGCATCTAATTTTTCACACCATCAGCCTGTCCCGATATGCCTGTTATTGCTTTTGGAGTCAGTACAAGTGTACAACCTCTGTCATCAGAACCTCTGCTGAGCAGGAGCCAAGAGTTCACTTCATCGTCCTCGCTTCCATGGGCAGCTTCTGCCTAATTAAACCAGAGGCAACTGGGAGTGGTAGCACAGGTACTCTTGGTGCCTCTGAGCAAGTGGATTTGCAGAGTGAACCTCTGCATCATAGGTAGTACACAGTGCAACTGCATCTGCACAGCATGCCAACACTGAGGCCTGAGGGGTGCACTCATTGGCTTTGCAGACGGCGATGACGAGATGTGACATGATCAGCAGAATGAACCTAGTAGTTGAATCAGCGATGACATCCGTCGCATGGCCCGACCCCCATGGAAAGCCTCTCCCTCCAGCTTCCTGCTCAAAAAGGTTACTGCTGAAATTACAATTCATGAGCATATAAATTTTGCAACTTGCAATTCATAACATAGAGAGGTCTTAGCAAAGATTGAAGCTTGTGTTTAATGTGTCCCTATTGATGTGGGTATGCATCTTCTTCTGTCCCCTCTCACTCCCGCTTTTGAAGTTTTTCTTGAACTCACTTGGGAGTGTGACTGGGAATTCAATGTTGGAAGTTCAGTAGGGAGTACTACTAAGAGAGTGGCGAACCCGTAGTGACACGTGGCGTCATTCTTGGCGGTGAGGAGTGCTGTGTGCCAATCTTGTGGTTTTCCGTAGATGTTGTTTCTATGCTGCTTGTCTTGATGGCAATCCTCAAGTGCAACGCCATTTTCTGATAAAGATTTGTTGCAATTTGGCACACCTAGAACAAAAGGGAACAATGCTTTCTGGTAAGTTGGAACCATTTGTTTTACCAATGTCAACATTTAGTAAACCAGTTTGGCCGATTTACTTATAAGGTGTTAAATTCTGTTGAATTTGAGTATGCTCAATACAGAGATGATGTCATTTCCAAAAAATTGTCTACTCATCCTTTCCTCATGCATTTCACAACTTAATGTTTGTGCCACTAGATGCCTAGATTAGATATATTGCACTAACTTTGATCAGAGACAGCTTTCCCTGAGCTATTAGCTTATCAAGGTGGTCTGAGCTATTATAAACCGCCCCTGATGGATTATAACGAGTATGTTGGTTAGGCACAGATACAAAGAGGCTATGAAACCAAGAGATTGTTAGCATCATGTGTCGGCACATCAGAGGTAGTTTGAAGGTAAGAATGCATTTTGTTTATCCTATTGTATTTGATGCAGATGGTTGTCAGTGTTATTTGATGCATTTTCAAGCTTTGCATCAATGCACAAAAATGTCATTGCCAAGTCTTTATAATCCAATGACAACAGTTTCTTTTTTAACTAACACTAGCTAAGGCAAAAGGTACAAGGGAGGAAAAAAGCATAAACAAAATGTTACATCTTGAAAAATATTGCTCTGCAAACTTATTCTACCAATAGTTACAGAATCTGTAAAAGTAGAAATATCCTATGCCTAGGAAGTGCTCTTCTTTTAATCTTTGTACAGCTGATCTGATACCTGCTTCGATTTGTGATTTTGCATTGGCATGCAGTTGCTtgctttaaattttttttttggctatttttcCATTGTACACAGTGGTGTCTCTTGCTGTACAGACCCTGCTGCAAACAACTAATGATGGTTTGCCTTCCACTATTTGTTATCGTGTCATCTCGGCCCAGAGAGCTCGACTGCCTGGACCAGCAATGACGAGTCATCCGTCAGGTCAGAGTAGCAGCGACCGAAGGTGAACTCAGGCACTTTGAACTTGTGTGAGTCAGCGCGCTGGGATGCTTCCCACCGCTCTGCCAGTCCATCGCCCTCCAGCATCCTGACCACCTCTGACATCCTGGGCCTGTGACCAGGGAGATATTGGGTGCACAGCAGTGCcacctgcaccatctcctccagctcgACACGGTCGTAGTTGCTTCTCAGGCCCTTGTCGACAAGCACGTCGAGCTTCTTCTCCTGGTGCATCTTCTTCACCTGAACACAAGCCAATGTCAAGGCAAGAGACAAGATTTGGTAGACAGATATGCTAGCCTTATTCTAGCGATAATTTTCCCATGCTCCAAACTCTTTGGAAATGGTAATGAACTTACCCAGTCCAGCATGGCTCCCTTCTGATTTGATGACTTCCCAAATTCAAGTGCAGTTTGACCAGTGATCAATTCAAGCAGCAGAATTCCAAAACCAAAGACGTCGGTCTTCTCAGATGACTGGCCGGTGGAGAGGTATTCCGGGGCAATGTGCCCAACGGTACCCCTGACAGCTGTGGTGACATGTGAGTCACGATGATCTAGGAGCTTGGCAAGCCCAAAATCTCCAACAATGGCTTCACAGTAGTCATCAAGCAATATGTTGGCTGCCTTTACGTCCCTATGAATAATCTTGGGGTCACACTGCTCGTGCAGGTACAGTAGGCCTCTTGCTGCACCGAGTGCTATCCTCTGTCTGGTGATCCAGTCCAATGGTGGCTTCCCTATAATTAGTCACGTGAGAACAAAATTGGTTATATGGGAatcatattcttttttaaaaaagttttggcCAATGAAAACGATATAGAAATTAAAGGATTAAATAAGAAGCTCTCTTGTCAAGAACTGAGGAACAATTCATTACTATTTCATTTAGCTATTTTATGATGGAATTACTGTTTGATTTATAATTTTGGAATTCATGAACCATCTTGAAATCATGATGTTCTTACCTTTCAGACGCAATGCGACACTCCCATTTGACATGTATGGATATACCAGAAGCCTCTCAGTAGCAGTCATGCAGAACCCATAAAGCCTGAGGAGGTTCCGGTGAAGCGCCAAGCTGATCATCTCAACTTCAGTCTGAAACTGTGCCTGCCCGCCTGCAGCATTACCATCTTTCAGCCTCTTGACAGCTACAACAGTTCCATCTGGTAGCTTTCCCCGGTAAACGTTTCCAAAGCCGCCTTTTCCTAAGATGTTCTTATTGCTGAAGTTCTCTGTTGCAACCTGAAGCTCTCTGAACTGAAACCTCTTCACATTTCCTAGGTTGACATTCTCTGTGTGTTGCTCTGCAATAGCCAATGCGTTACAATGAAAACAACCATCGCATGCCAGTATGCCCCCAAGTTTGACGAGCATTGAGGCATTATGGATAGTAGTTTGGTTTTTTGCTTACCATCAACATCAAAAAGAATTTGCTGGTTTCGCCTATGCCTCCACCAGAACAGCAATCCCATAACAGGGATAAGGAAGCTGATGCAGCCAATTGTAGAACCAAATGCAATTGCAACCTTGTGGCTTTTAGATTTTGCTGGCATCAGAGTACCTATTGATAGAAGGCCATTAGAGCAATTGCTATCTACATGGCCAATGCAAATTTCAATTTGCAAGGTGATTTATGCATACCCTGTGTATTATTCAGGCTGTAGGACATCGGCATTGGTAAAGTTCCATAACAATCATGTTCCGTACCCGCAGCACAGATCAACGGATTCCCCACTATACTGCAACAGATAAGCAAAATTTTGAGGCAAATTTTGTTTTCCTTGGAGATAGTTTACAACAAATTTAACCTGTAGCTGTTTTTTGAGGTGTTAGACTGCATACTTACTTGAAC
This region includes:
- the LOC127761775 gene encoding LRR receptor kinase SERL2-like, which codes for MAMEVALAVYSLVLLASFSFPCRLASALLSPKGVNYEVQALMMIKTSLKDPHGVLKNWDQDSVDPCSWTMVTCSPENLVTGLEAPSQNLSGQLSASIGNLTNLEIVLLQNNNINGPIPEEIGRLTKLKTLDLSSNHFSGGIPNSVGHLESLQYLRLNNNTLSGAYPSSSANLSQLVFLDLSYNNLSGPVPGSLARTFNIVGNPLICAAGTEHDCYGTLPMPMSYSLNNTQGTLMPAKSKSHKVAIAFGSTIGCISFLIPVMGLLFWWRHRRNQQILFDVDEQHTENVNLGNVKRFQFRELQVATENFSNKNILGKGGFGNVYRGKLPDGTVVAVKRLKDGNAAGGQAQFQTEVEMISLALHRNLLRLYGFCMTATERLLVYPYMSNGSVALRLKGKPPLDWITRQRIALGAARGLLYLHEQCDPKIIHRDVKAANILLDDYCEAIVGDFGLAKLLDHRDSHVTTAVRGTVGHIAPEYLSTGQSSEKTDVFGFGILLLELITGQTALEFGKSSNQKGAMLDWVKKMHQEKKLDVLVDKGLRSNYDRVELEEMVQVALLCTQYLPGHRPRMSEVVRMLEGDGLAERWEASQRADSHKFKVPEFTFGRCYSDLTDDSSLLVQAVELSGPR